A single window of Maylandia zebra isolate NMK-2024a linkage group LG2, Mzebra_GT3a, whole genome shotgun sequence DNA harbors:
- the LOC101485212 gene encoding transmembrane protein 182 produces MRVGAAALSGGIFGVIGTLCFFLAFGTDYWLVASDNCGPYRWQTQTTPMGDKDANRTETLLVEEASTSPPSLTLHHEGFFWRCAFQVEPTTHAVLATLFTNQPESKVCIHGYLFPLPVAVGQVPHPNYDPTAVFRGFWTVLIILGLVLALAGGFLLVCGVPFISYKLYKLGGAFLLAAACLFLFTLLLYVLWMEVVDVKSYILQERGETCPNAEVSVLYGLSFMVAAAGVPLELISGLVFLLVGRAIHASK; encoded by the exons ATGAGGGTGGGAGCTGCAGCCCTGTCTGGGGGGATTTTTGGGGTAATAGGGACTCTGTGTTTCTTCCTGGCATTTGGTACTGACTACTGGCTGGTCGCAAGCGACAACTGCGGACCATATAGATGGCAAACACAAACGACACCGATGGGGGACAAAGATGCCAACAGGACTGAG aCGCTGTTGGTGGAAGAAGCGAGTACCTCCCCTCCTTCCCTCACGCTGCACCACGAGGGCTTTTTCTGGCGCTGTGCGTTTCAGGTGGAGCCCACGACGCACGCAGTGCTGGCCACTCTCTTCA CAAACCAGCCAGAGTCTAAGGTTTGCATCCATGGTTACCTCTTCCCGCTACCGGTTGCAGTTGGACAAGTCCCTCATCCAAATTATGACCCCACAGCAG TGTTTCGGGGCTTCTGGACCGTGCTGATAATCCTCGGACTCGTCTTAGCTCTGGCTGGAGGCTTCCTCTTGGTCTGTGGTGTTCCTTTCATCAGCTACAAACTCTACAAGTTGGGCGGGGCCTTCCTCTTAGCTGCTG CCTGCCTGTTCCTGTTCACGCTTCTGCTCTACGTCCTGTGGATGGAGGTGGTGGATGTGAAGAGCTACATCCTTCAGGAGAGAGGGGAAACATGTCCGAACGCTGAGGTTTCAGTCCTCTACGGCCTGTCATTCATGGTGGCGGCTGCCGGAGTGCCCCTGGAGCTCATCTCTGGTTTGGTCTTCTTGCTGGTAGGCCGTGCAATTCATGCCAGCAAGTGA
- the LOC101484726 gene encoding sodium/hydrogen exchanger 2 isoform X2: MTALWTLSLLLSASLLGCLAVTSPDGSPLPHNLPPSLGTNSSDGSLSVDLPMALRVFSMDYHHVQAPFEIVLWIMLASLAKLGFHWSGRVPAVVPESCVLIMVGLLVGGVIYGVRHSAPPTLSADAFFLFLLPPIVLDAGYFLPGRLFFENLGTILWYAVLGTLWNVLGIGLSLYGVCLLAQSSLGDVSLLHCLLFGSLIAAVDPVAVLSVFQEMQVNEQLHILVFGESLLNDAVTVVLYKLFESFLRLPSVSGLDVLLGGCRVVVVGIGGLCVGLFFGLLAALTSRFTSRAQVIAPLFVFLYSYLSYLTSEMLHLSGIMAIVTCAATMKQYVEANVSERSNTSIQYFLKMWSSVSETLIFTFLGVSTIQDIHMWSWPFVCSTLLLCLIWRATGVLLLTAFVNKLRRNAVTFRDQFIIAYGGLRGAICFSLVFLIDDFPKKRLFITTTIVVILFTVFVQGMTIKPLVELLYVKRKKRALPTLSEEIHSRLIDHLVAGIEDVVGYWGQHYWKDKFEQFNKKYLRRFLIRNDRQASSSILRVYQELERREQRGVEEEAPPIVDPRSQGRPLLPEEMESIRRILSRNLQNFNNKTPAYSRHTLHQDTSVDRTRKPLYRHQSLGERYSYNTITHFQGEDGGLSEPQRVRTGLSRSHTVCSISPRSTLLDSSDSAGPAQTRSMDPKAAREDLVSPKHQETVERAARKHLSFVLENEKQQ; the protein is encoded by the exons ATGACTGCTCTGTGgactctctctctgctgctctctgcCAGTCTGCTGGGCTGTCTGGCTGTGACCTCTCCCGATGGGAGCCCTCTGCCCCACAATCTGCCTCCCTCGCTGGGCACCAACAGTAGCGATGGCAGCCTGTCTGTGGATCTACCCATGGCTCTGAGGGTGTTCAGCATGGACTATCACCACGTACAGGCTCCCTTTGAGATCGTGCTGTGGATCATGCTGGCCTCACTGGCCAAGCTGG GTTTTCACTGGTCAGGTCGAGTCCCTGCAGTTGTCCCCGAAAGCTGCGTCCTCATCATGGTGGGCCTCCTGGTTGGAGGTGTGATCTATGGGGTGCGCCACTCTGCTCCACCGACTCTCAGCGCCGAtgctttcttcctctttctgctgCCACCCATCGTGTTAGATGCGGGATACTTCCTGCCAGGCAGGCTGTTCTTTGAAAACCTTGGTACAATCCTCTG GTATGCAGTGCTGGGGACCTTGTGGAACGTCCTGGGCATCGGCCTGTCTCTGTACGGTGTTTGCCTGCTGGCTCAGAGCTCACTAGGAGATGTCTCTCTGCTCCACTGCCTGCTGTTTGGCTCCCTGATCGCTGCTGTAGACCCAGTGGCGGTGCTTTCTGTTTTCCAAGAGATGCAAGTTAACGAACAGCTGCATATCCTGGTGTTCGGAGAGTCACTGCTCAATGACGCTGTCACTGTG GTGCTCTACAAGCTTTTTGAGTCCTTCCTCCGTCTGCCATCAGTGTCAGGGCTGGATGTTTTGCTGGGGGGCTGCAGGGTGGTGGTGGTCGGAATCGGGGGCTTGTGTGTAGGTCTCTTCTTCGGCCTGCTGGCAGCCCTCACCTCACGTTTTACCTCCAGGGCCCAAGTCATCGCCCCGCTCTTTGTCTTCCTCTATTCCTATTTGTCTTACCTTACCTCAGAGATGCTTCACCTCTCTGGGATCATGGC CATAGTGACCTGTGCTGCTACAATGAAACAGTACGTGGAAGCAAATGTGTCGGAGCGCAGCAACACCAGCATCCAGTACTTTCTGAAGATGTGGAGTAGCGTGAGCGAGACCTTAATCTTCACCTTCCTGGGAGTGTCCACCATACAGGACATCCACATGTGGAGCTGGCCGTTTGTGTGctctacactgctgctctgtctcATCTGGAGGGCCACGG GCGTGCTTTTGCTGACCGCGTTTGTGAACAAGCTCCGGAGGAACGCCGTGACCTTCCGAGACCAGTTCATCATCGCCTACGGTGGCCTGAGAGGGGCAATCTGTTTTTCCCTGGTCTTCCTGATTGATGACTTCCCAAAGAAACGACTCTTCATCACCACTACCATCGTGGTCATTCTCTTTACTGTCTTTGTACAG GGGATGACCATCAAGCCTCTGGTGGAGCTACTGtatgtgaagaggaagaagagagctcTGCCTACTCTCAGCGAGGAGATCCACAGCAGG CTCATAGATCACCTGGTGGCAGGTATAGAGGATGTGGTTGGCTACTGGGGGCAGCACTACTGGAAAGACAA gtttgAGCAGTTCAACAAGAAGTACCTTCGCCGTTTCCTCATCCGTAACGACCGCCAGGCTAGCTCCAGCATCCTCAGAGTTTACCAGGAGCTGGAGAGACGGGAGCAGAGGGGAGTCGAGGAGGAGGCCCCGCCGAT AGTGGATCCTCGCTCCCAAGGGCGACCTCTGCTACCGGAGGAGATGGAAAGCATCAGGCGCATCCTCTCAAGAAACCTCCAAAACTTCAACAACAAG ACACCAGCCTACAGCAGACACACCCTGCACCAGGACACATCGGTGGACAGAACAAGGAAGCCCCTTTACAGACACCAAAGTCTGGGAGAAAGATACTCATACAACACAATCACACACTTTCAG GGGGAGGATGGTGGGCTAAGTGAGCCACAGAGAGTGAGAACTGGACTTAGCAGATCTCACACAG TGTGCTCCATAAGCCCACGATCCACTCTCCTGGACTCCTCAGACTCAGCTGGCCCGGCTCAGACTAGATCAATGGATCCAAAAGCTGCTAGAGAAGACCTAGTCTCTCCAAAACATCAAGAAACCGTGGAGAGAGCCGCCAGGAAACACCTCAGCTTTGTTTTGGAGAATGAGAAGCAGCAATGA
- the LOC101484726 gene encoding sodium/hydrogen exchanger 2 isoform X1, with protein MTALWTLSLLLSASLLGCLAVTSPDGSPLPHNLPPSLGTNSSDGSLSVDLPMALRVFSMDYHHVQAPFEIVLWIMLASLAKLGFHWSGRVPAVVPESCVLIMVGLLVGGVIYGVRHSAPPTLSADAFFLFLLPPIVLDAGYFLPGRLFFENLGTILWYAVLGTLWNVLGIGLSLYGVCLLAQSSLGDVSLLHCLLFGSLIAAVDPVAVLSVFQEMQVNEQLHILVFGESLLNDAVTVVLYKLFESFLRLPSVSGLDVLLGGCRVVVVGIGGLCVGLFFGLLAALTSRFTSRAQVIAPLFVFLYSYLSYLTSEMLHLSGIMAIVTCAATMKQYVEANVSERSNTSIQYFLKMWSSVSETLIFTFLGVSTIQDIHMWSWPFVCSTLLLCLIWRATGVLLLTAFVNKLRRNAVTFRDQFIIAYGGLRGAICFSLVFLIDDFPKKRLFITTTIVVILFTVFVQGMTIKPLVELLYVKRKKRALPTLSEEIHSRLIDHLVAGIEDVVGYWGQHYWKDKFEQFNKKYLRRFLIRNDRQASSSILRVYQELERREQRGVEEEAPPIVDPRSQGRPLLPEEMESIRRILSRNLQNFNNKQTPAYSRHTLHQDTSVDRTRKPLYRHQSLGERYSYNTITHFQGEDGGLSEPQRVRTGLSRSHTVCSISPRSTLLDSSDSAGPAQTRSMDPKAAREDLVSPKHQETVERAARKHLSFVLENEKQQ; from the exons ATGACTGCTCTGTGgactctctctctgctgctctctgcCAGTCTGCTGGGCTGTCTGGCTGTGACCTCTCCCGATGGGAGCCCTCTGCCCCACAATCTGCCTCCCTCGCTGGGCACCAACAGTAGCGATGGCAGCCTGTCTGTGGATCTACCCATGGCTCTGAGGGTGTTCAGCATGGACTATCACCACGTACAGGCTCCCTTTGAGATCGTGCTGTGGATCATGCTGGCCTCACTGGCCAAGCTGG GTTTTCACTGGTCAGGTCGAGTCCCTGCAGTTGTCCCCGAAAGCTGCGTCCTCATCATGGTGGGCCTCCTGGTTGGAGGTGTGATCTATGGGGTGCGCCACTCTGCTCCACCGACTCTCAGCGCCGAtgctttcttcctctttctgctgCCACCCATCGTGTTAGATGCGGGATACTTCCTGCCAGGCAGGCTGTTCTTTGAAAACCTTGGTACAATCCTCTG GTATGCAGTGCTGGGGACCTTGTGGAACGTCCTGGGCATCGGCCTGTCTCTGTACGGTGTTTGCCTGCTGGCTCAGAGCTCACTAGGAGATGTCTCTCTGCTCCACTGCCTGCTGTTTGGCTCCCTGATCGCTGCTGTAGACCCAGTGGCGGTGCTTTCTGTTTTCCAAGAGATGCAAGTTAACGAACAGCTGCATATCCTGGTGTTCGGAGAGTCACTGCTCAATGACGCTGTCACTGTG GTGCTCTACAAGCTTTTTGAGTCCTTCCTCCGTCTGCCATCAGTGTCAGGGCTGGATGTTTTGCTGGGGGGCTGCAGGGTGGTGGTGGTCGGAATCGGGGGCTTGTGTGTAGGTCTCTTCTTCGGCCTGCTGGCAGCCCTCACCTCACGTTTTACCTCCAGGGCCCAAGTCATCGCCCCGCTCTTTGTCTTCCTCTATTCCTATTTGTCTTACCTTACCTCAGAGATGCTTCACCTCTCTGGGATCATGGC CATAGTGACCTGTGCTGCTACAATGAAACAGTACGTGGAAGCAAATGTGTCGGAGCGCAGCAACACCAGCATCCAGTACTTTCTGAAGATGTGGAGTAGCGTGAGCGAGACCTTAATCTTCACCTTCCTGGGAGTGTCCACCATACAGGACATCCACATGTGGAGCTGGCCGTTTGTGTGctctacactgctgctctgtctcATCTGGAGGGCCACGG GCGTGCTTTTGCTGACCGCGTTTGTGAACAAGCTCCGGAGGAACGCCGTGACCTTCCGAGACCAGTTCATCATCGCCTACGGTGGCCTGAGAGGGGCAATCTGTTTTTCCCTGGTCTTCCTGATTGATGACTTCCCAAAGAAACGACTCTTCATCACCACTACCATCGTGGTCATTCTCTTTACTGTCTTTGTACAG GGGATGACCATCAAGCCTCTGGTGGAGCTACTGtatgtgaagaggaagaagagagctcTGCCTACTCTCAGCGAGGAGATCCACAGCAGG CTCATAGATCACCTGGTGGCAGGTATAGAGGATGTGGTTGGCTACTGGGGGCAGCACTACTGGAAAGACAA gtttgAGCAGTTCAACAAGAAGTACCTTCGCCGTTTCCTCATCCGTAACGACCGCCAGGCTAGCTCCAGCATCCTCAGAGTTTACCAGGAGCTGGAGAGACGGGAGCAGAGGGGAGTCGAGGAGGAGGCCCCGCCGAT AGTGGATCCTCGCTCCCAAGGGCGACCTCTGCTACCGGAGGAGATGGAAAGCATCAGGCGCATCCTCTCAAGAAACCTCCAAAACTTCAACAACAAG CAGACACCAGCCTACAGCAGACACACCCTGCACCAGGACACATCGGTGGACAGAACAAGGAAGCCCCTTTACAGACACCAAAGTCTGGGAGAAAGATACTCATACAACACAATCACACACTTTCAG GGGGAGGATGGTGGGCTAAGTGAGCCACAGAGAGTGAGAACTGGACTTAGCAGATCTCACACAG TGTGCTCCATAAGCCCACGATCCACTCTCCTGGACTCCTCAGACTCAGCTGGCCCGGCTCAGACTAGATCAATGGATCCAAAAGCTGCTAGAGAAGACCTAGTCTCTCCAAAACATCAAGAAACCGTGGAGAGAGCCGCCAGGAAACACCTCAGCTTTGTTTTGGAGAATGAGAAGCAGCAATGA